The Metallosphaera hakonensis JCM 8857 = DSM 7519 genome includes the window GCTCTCTTGAAGAACAAATCTCAACAATGATTAATTCCGCCACAAAATTGCCGTTACGCAGACGAGTATTAGGTTCATTGTTAATACGCATTACAAGTGTAGGGCATGGATCACAAATAGAGTGAGCGAATTTCTAGGCGGAGCTCTCCGTTCATTGTAATTGAAAGGTAATGAAACCGTGAATTTCGCTTCATCCCGCGAAAAGCAACTCTATAACTCAGGATCAGGATTACGGCATCTTAAACGATCTTAATTTCCTACGTCATTGAGGGAGGTTTCATCAATACAATAGTTTAACCATGTTCATACGGTTTATCTTAATGGGGATTCGAGGGGGCGGAAGACCCCACCCGCAAGGTGGAAGCCCCATCGTTTAGGTCGAGGTAGAGTTCACATGTTGCGAGAATTGACTTCCACTGCCACTCAGTTTCGAGAGAAAAGACACGGCTCTTATACCCAGGTCATATGTCTTGTCGTTTATACAAAAAGAGGGATATCTTCTTGGTGACGGATAGAACTTTCATCTTTCAGATGCCCACAGAGTAAATAAGTATTAACCAAGACTTCACGAAACCTAACTCTCTATTAACCCACGTTAACTGTTGTCACGAAAAAGCTTATGATATTACAGGTTCATGATCACCTTATGATAAAGGAACTCTTACTCATCACACTTATCCTAAGTCAGGGCTTACCGTTGTTCCATTTCTCTCAGCAGAACTATAGTCAACTCCCTCCCTCCCAATTTGTCACAGTCTCCATAGTTGAGAAACCTCAAAACTTGGAGACCCTTCAGCTCTACGTTCAAGAGCACAAGGTTCTATCCAAGGAGCAGGTCGAGTCCATGTTTATACCGACCGCTAGAATAGATAGGTTAGTTCAGTATCTGCAGGATAGGGGAATAAAGACGAGCGTCTACATGAACGTGATTACAGCGACTGGTACAGTATCCCAGATCGAGAAGGCGTTGGGAGGTAGCTTTTACGTCGAAAAGTTCCATAACCTCACCTTTTACCAATATACAGGTTCAAGTTCACCGTTGCTCTCTAACGCAATAGTTTTCTCCACAAACGTCACGACCTCCCTTCTGGAGAGACCGAGTTCCATCATTAACATAACACAGGCGGTGGCGTTCTCTCAGGTAAGCCCGTCCCAACTGAGGGAAGCATACAACGTAACTCCACTTCTGGCTAAGGGAATAAACGGAACTAACGTTACTATAGGACTGGTGGACTTCTATGGAGATCCTTACATACAACAGCAACTCAAGGATTTCGACAGCAACTACAACATCAGTGCCCCGCCATTTTTTAAAGTCGAAAGCATAGGTGCATATAATCCAAACGACGGTATCTCAAGTGGATGGGCCCTTGAGATCTCCCTGGACGTTGAGTATGCCCACGTCCTAGCACCTAACGCGGGGATAATACTCTACGTTGCTAACCCTAACGCTACGTTACCTCAGATCATTGCGTACATAGATCAACAAGACCAGGTATCTGTGGTATCCCAAAGTTTCGGCATACCAGAAATCTATGTGGCTTTGGGACTTCTTCCTCTTTCAATGATTCAATCAATGAATTACGAGTATTGGCTAGGAGAGGTTGAAGGGATAACCTTTGTGGCCTCAAGCGGAGACGGAGGAGGCAATGGTTACAACTTCTTCTTGTCACCTCTGGGCAACTTAGTTCTTCCGGCCTCGGATCCCTATGTGTTAGCTGTTGGGGGCACATCGCTCTACTACTCCAATGGTAGTTCCATTCAGACTGCCTGGAGTGGGGAGAGCCTATTTGGTGCATCTACTGGGGGGTACAGCGTCATATTCCCGTCTCCTTGGTATCAGGACTCAAAGGGCTTCAGGATGGTACCTGACGTGGTTGCAGACGGGAATCCTTACACAGGAGTTCCGGTTACTTACTATTACAACATCTCGGAATTGGTTGGAGGAACCTCCGTGGCGTCACCATTAGTAGCTGGAATAATAGCGCTCGCAGTGCAGGTTCACGGAAGGTTGGGTTTCATCAATCCGCTTATTTACTCGCTCAATGGAACCAAGGCAATAGTCCCCGTAAACTACGGTTACAACACACCTTACTTAGTTAATGGAACTCCAAATCCTGTTACGGGGCTCGGATACATAAACGCAGGTTACTTCGTTTCCATGGTTAAACCGACTGAGTTCATATCCGTGGCCGTACAAAACACAACTTACCTGGACGGTCAGACCGTCAACTTAATAGTTAACGCCTCTCCTTCGATCCAGCCATCGGCTCAGATCTATAATGGGTCATCCGTTGTTGGTCAAATATCCCTAACTTACAATGGGACCTTCTGGACAGGCTCTTTTCAAGCCAGCGGATCCGGTGTGGAGGAGATTATAGTAACCCAGGGAACACAAGTGTCGGGAACATACGTTACCGTTGGAATTCAAGCACAGTATCTTCTTCCTCAGGTGGCCCTCTATCCGACGCCTGGAAATCTACCAGTCCTGATTCACCTAACTTATCCCAACGGATCAACTGCCAACTCCTATCATTCGCTCTCTGCAATACTTTACGCCTACGACCCGGTGACCGGACAGGAGGAGTTAATCTCTAGCGCTAAACTCTCTCATCCGCTTGTTCTGAACTTCTCGCAGTACGGTATTACACTAAGTAATGCCTCAGATTACGAGTTCGGATCTTTCCCCTTAAACTCTACCATGGTAAGTGGGATATACCTGGTTAAGGTGCCCGGGATTTACGGCTTTGACGAGTTCGTGTCAGGAATTTACGTAGTTCCCTATATTGTTCCTGGGATAGCGACAGAACCTTTAACGGTTGCACCGCACCAGAACTTCACCCTCGTGGTTTTTGCCGAAACCCTAGGATCTCCCAACATCACCGTTAGCTTCCTTAGGGATGGCATAGCCTATTTCAACACCACGGTTAACTCTGTGGAGACGTCAGCCGGTCAGTTTTACGTAAAAGAGATGTCTTTGCCTGACATCCCGCCAGGATACTACACAGTGGTTGCCAAAGCCAGCTATAACTTCAGCAACTACACTGCGGGAGGAATCGGAATAACTCAAATATATGTAGCGCCCTCTCCCCTCGATGTAACCATCAATAATCTACAGGAAACCGAGCTTCAGAACTCAACCCTCGTAATAAATGCTAGCATAGCGTATCAAAATGGAACTCCAGTTAGATTCGGTACGTTCTCCGCAATAGTTATTCCATCTTACCTTCAGGGTTCGTTCGACTCCCTAGCAGTGTCCAACGCTGTCCCATTACAATACCAGAACGGATCGTGGGTCGGTTACTTTAATCTACCCTCAGGAGGCAACTCCAATGGATTAGGACTATCTCCATATGGTCTCGCCGGATCCTGGCAAATTTACGTAAGCGGAGTAGCTTATCAGGGATATCCAGTGTCCCTGAAATCTTCATTAAATTACAATTCATTAAATGTAATACCCCAGCCCTATGCCACTTTCGTTCTTCTACCCTACGTGTTGACTCCGACTTTTAACGGTACAACAGGGTATAATCTCTATATCATGAACGCTACCATTGTGAACCACAACGCTACCCTCGTGAATTCCGTCATATACAACTTGACAGCGGTTAACGCCACAGTGAGCTTGATAAATAGCCAGGTGTTTCACTACACACTGGAGAACAGCACCTTGCTCAACAATACGGCAATTACTCCCATTCAAACTCTTACCACTAGTGTGGGACATCACATAATACCAACTACGACTATAACAACGAGGACGAGTCACGTTGGCGGTTCCACGTCTGGAACATATAGTCCAGTCATAACACTGTTAATCTTAGTTTTTGGCGTAATCATTGCCGTATACATATGGAGAAGGAAATAACAAGAAAGAAGATGATAGTTCACAAACCGAAAGCAAACTTTATACATCTCCTGCCTTAAGCTGAAGCGATCAAGAGATTTCAGTTATCATGCCGACCCAACCTTCTTGGTCATACATGATATATTGAACCTTAATCTGTATTTTCTTTAATCCTCCTTTGGTCTTCACTTTCAGATTGTAGGTAAAGTAGTAGATGTTGCCATCAGTTTCCACATCTGCTTTCTTGGGAAATTCTATGGTATAGTCGTATTTCTCTGATAGTTCCTGGATCTTTGCTGTTAGTCTTGTAATTATATCCTTAACAGAATCCCCATAAATGGGTTCAAACGTTATTGCCCTAAGCTCCTCTTTAAAGGCCGATATATTCTCGGTGATTCTAATTCTTCTGTTTTTGCCCTTAGTTTTAACATCCACGATATTCATTACGTGGACCAGGTTAAAAATAAGCGTGTTTCTCAAAGACCTTGTGAAAGTCCGATACAATTGAATGAGATAGTAGAGTGAAGGACTATTTAATCTAGATATTAGGACCGGGATATAACTGGATATGGCGCAATGTTAATGTTCCAGACAGACATTTGTCACAAAAATCTCCACTCCCTGCCTAAGAACTAGTCGGAAACACTAGCGTTCAAAAATAGTAGTCTTCAAATAATTTCCTCACTTTCCAGCCCTCGTTCTCAAGCCACGCTATGCCCGTTTCAATTTCCTGCCTCCTTCCTCTCACGTTGTCCTGTAAATTCCCCATGGGTATTCTGAAGTAATTTATCTTGTCTTCAATTATGGGGGTCGCCATGTTCTCCAGTTTTGTTCCGAACCCGAACATGGACTTGTTTCTACCATTATAGACTAGGGAAGACAAAACCTGAGTGAAACCGTATTCGTCTCTTACCGCAAGGAAAGGAATTACGACCTCCACCCTATCATCAATGTAGATTGTCCTTCTCGAGAACGAGGCCAATTCCTCCAGCTCTTTCCTCTTGATTTCCTTAATCCCTGCAAGTGAGGATTTCACTTCGTCACTCGCCTTTCTAAGCGTTTCCAGTTTCTCATCAACCTTACTTAGCTCTTGTTTCTTCTTCGTCTCTAAGGCGTCTATTTTAGCCTTCAATGTCCTGATTTCAGCTCTAAATGGTTCCAGTAATTGATTTATCTGGTCGTCAAGGTCCTTGAGCAACTTATCTTTAGCCGATTCCAGGGATGAGATCTGTCTTTGAGATATGCTACCTCCCTCCAGATCCAACCTCGTCTTTGCGATCACACCATAGATTTCGGAAAGCTTTGGGGAGAAGTCCATGACTTTCTTCTTAACTTCGTCATAGGCTACTGGCTTTTTCTGTTTTAGGAGTTGTTCCATTTCCTGTTTTACCTTCTCTATCTCGTCATCGTATAGGGATTCCACCCTTCTTCTTTCCTCCGCCATCTTTCCAATGAACATCTCCGCTATAGCCGAGAAGCTATTCACGTACTCATCTAACTTCCCTATCTCAACTGTTATATCGTTCTGTAGCCTTTTCCATTCCTCGAC containing:
- a CDS encoding S53 family peptidase, producing MIKELLLITLILSQGLPLFHFSQQNYSQLPPSQFVTVSIVEKPQNLETLQLYVQEHKVLSKEQVESMFIPTARIDRLVQYLQDRGIKTSVYMNVITATGTVSQIEKALGGSFYVEKFHNLTFYQYTGSSSPLLSNAIVFSTNVTTSLLERPSSIINITQAVAFSQVSPSQLREAYNVTPLLAKGINGTNVTIGLVDFYGDPYIQQQLKDFDSNYNISAPPFFKVESIGAYNPNDGISSGWALEISLDVEYAHVLAPNAGIILYVANPNATLPQIIAYIDQQDQVSVVSQSFGIPEIYVALGLLPLSMIQSMNYEYWLGEVEGITFVASSGDGGGNGYNFFLSPLGNLVLPASDPYVLAVGGTSLYYSNGSSIQTAWSGESLFGASTGGYSVIFPSPWYQDSKGFRMVPDVVADGNPYTGVPVTYYYNISELVGGTSVASPLVAGIIALAVQVHGRLGFINPLIYSLNGTKAIVPVNYGYNTPYLVNGTPNPVTGLGYINAGYFVSMVKPTEFISVAVQNTTYLDGQTVNLIVNASPSIQPSAQIYNGSSVVGQISLTYNGTFWTGSFQASGSGVEEIIVTQGTQVSGTYVTVGIQAQYLLPQVALYPTPGNLPVLIHLTYPNGSTANSYHSLSAILYAYDPVTGQEELISSAKLSHPLVLNFSQYGITLSNASDYEFGSFPLNSTMVSGIYLVKVPGIYGFDEFVSGIYVVPYIVPGIATEPLTVAPHQNFTLVVFAETLGSPNITVSFLRDGIAYFNTTVNSVETSAGQFYVKEMSLPDIPPGYYTVVAKASYNFSNYTAGGIGITQIYVAPSPLDVTINNLQETELQNSTLVINASIAYQNGTPVRFGTFSAIVIPSYLQGSFDSLAVSNAVPLQYQNGSWVGYFNLPSGGNSNGLGLSPYGLAGSWQIYVSGVAYQGYPVSLKSSLNYNSLNVIPQPYATFVLLPYVLTPTFNGTTGYNLYIMNATIVNHNATLVNSVIYNLTAVNATVSLINSQVFHYTLENSTLLNNTAITPIQTLTTSVGHHIIPTTTITTRTSHVGGSTSGTYSPVITLLILVFGVIIAVYIWRRK